In Pseudomonadales bacterium, a single genomic region encodes these proteins:
- a CDS encoding ATP-binding cassette domain-containing protein, which translates to MTINQERLSRIANRQQADQTQWQYAVENFNTLIEGRSHLTDHQSDAMRIALFSLCESFQRKLPLHINTDLTQREAVDIASDAGLIAREINLAKLDNGYAADNAEPGLKRLQQDLGPLLIVERETAEQPQKAWAAIRRRGRYQASPAVDAETGSSADFFNNKIIYSVSPKLPNQALSLKQWLVFGTSWLKPEIGLFALLTLAASALAMTLPMLTSGIIDTVVPNNQPTLLLQISLLLLLVVSFQGISHFMLSWVQCRMDIKNDNILQTAIIDRVLLMAAQNSTSPSMLAMQTQSAIQCRKAMHSAAMLMVNGSSYLVAASALMLVYQTKAALIVLLGIVVLLCLLVGLGLKRQQALQEGQLQDMSSNDKLFDMLANISMIRSFGLETHFFSQWANNYSIMRGKLLRAKSVFNIIPALEKSWPYLLLTLGYGAAALGGEVQPQAQGQFLGFITALATATSGVSLLSAGLQQLFTSLPMSAAFKPVLQFIPKPEPAALTPSLNGAISVSHLSLSYPGAERAALSDINLDIAAGEYIGIVGASGSGKSSLILALLGLHTADKGSILFDGHHLDTLHQPSLRRQIAMVMQGQQLLPGSLFDNIAGLRTLSLSDAWLAAEQAMIADDIRQLPMGMFTMVGDLQAVFSGGQIQRLLLARALAANNPILLLDEATSALDKSTQSQICRNLATLSNTRIVIAHRLATVQLCDRIVVMHNGKIDALGSWSELAKHSQRFQQLLAHEQAV; encoded by the coding sequence GTGACTATAAACCAAGAACGACTGTCGCGAATTGCTAACAGACAGCAAGCTGATCAAACCCAGTGGCAATATGCGGTCGAGAATTTTAATACCCTTATTGAAGGCCGTAGCCATCTAACAGATCACCAATCAGATGCCATGCGCATTGCATTATTCAGTTTATGTGAAAGCTTTCAGCGAAAACTGCCGCTGCATATAAACACTGATTTAACGCAGCGTGAGGCCGTCGATATTGCCAGCGATGCTGGACTGATTGCGCGCGAAATCAACTTAGCCAAACTCGACAATGGTTATGCAGCTGACAATGCCGAACCAGGACTAAAGCGCTTACAGCAAGATCTCGGTCCACTGTTGATTGTTGAACGCGAAACCGCCGAGCAACCACAAAAGGCCTGGGCTGCAATACGTCGTCGTGGCCGCTATCAAGCAAGCCCTGCGGTTGACGCTGAAACTGGCAGCTCGGCAGATTTTTTCAACAATAAAATAATTTATAGCGTTAGTCCAAAACTGCCAAACCAAGCGCTCAGTCTAAAACAGTGGCTAGTCTTCGGCACCTCATGGCTGAAACCCGAAATTGGCTTGTTCGCATTACTCACACTGGCTGCTAGCGCATTGGCGATGACTTTGCCAATGCTAACATCTGGCATTATCGATACCGTCGTGCCGAACAACCAGCCTACATTGCTGTTGCAAATCAGCTTGCTGTTATTACTTGTCGTGAGTTTTCAAGGTATTAGCCATTTCATGCTGTCCTGGGTTCAGTGCCGCATGGATATTAAAAATGACAATATATTACAAACCGCAATCATTGACCGCGTGCTCTTAATGGCGGCCCAGAACAGCACTAGCCCGTCAATGCTAGCAATGCAGACTCAGTCAGCCATTCAGTGCCGTAAAGCCATGCACAGTGCCGCCATGCTGATGGTTAACGGCAGTAGTTACTTAGTGGCCGCTTCGGCGTTAATGCTCGTTTATCAAACCAAGGCGGCATTGATTGTACTACTAGGCATTGTGGTTTTGTTATGCCTGCTAGTCGGTTTAGGGCTTAAACGTCAGCAAGCATTGCAAGAGGGTCAGCTGCAAGATATGTCTAGCAATGATAAGTTGTTTGATATGCTGGCAAATATCAGCATGATTCGCAGCTTTGGTCTAGAAACTCACTTCTTCTCTCAATGGGCCAATAACTACAGCATAATGCGAGGTAAATTGCTGCGCGCTAAATCGGTTTTTAATATCATTCCCGCCCTTGAAAAAAGCTGGCCATATTTACTATTAACTTTAGGCTATGGCGCAGCGGCACTCGGCGGCGAGGTTCAGCCACAGGCTCAGGGGCAATTTCTCGGCTTTATCACTGCCCTCGCAACAGCAACCTCGGGAGTGAGCTTATTGTCTGCTGGCCTGCAACAGCTCTTCACCAGCCTACCCATGAGCGCGGCATTCAAGCCCGTCTTGCAATTTATACCCAAGCCGGAGCCGGCCGCACTCACACCAAGCTTAAATGGCGCCATCAGCGTATCGCATCTAAGCCTCAGCTACCCAGGTGCCGAACGAGCAGCATTGTCTGATATCAACCTCGATATTGCTGCGGGTGAATATATCGGCATTGTTGGGGCCAGCGGTAGCGGCAAGTCATCGCTGATTCTTGCCCTGCTGGGCCTGCATACTGCAGACAAAGGCAGCATCCTTTTTGACGGACATCATTTAGATACCCTGCATCAACCCAGTCTGCGCCGACAAATCGCCATGGTTATGCAGGGGCAGCAACTACTGCCAGGCTCTTTATTTGACAACATCGCAGGGCTGCGCACGCTTAGCCTGAGCGACGCCTGGCTGGCCGCAGAGCAGGCCATGATTGCAGATGATATTAGGCAGCTGCCGATGGGCATGTTTACCATGGTCGGTGATTTACAGGCGGTCTTCTCAGGCGGTCAGATCCAGCGTTTACTGCTGGCCCGCGCGCTTGCTGCAAACAACCCCATTCTGTTGCTAGACGAGGCCACCAGTGCACTCGACAAAAGTACACAAAGCCAAATTTGCCGCAATCTCGCAACACTTAGTAATACACGCATTGTTATTGCACATCGACTTGCAACTGTGCAGCTATGCGATAGGATTGTTGTTATGCATAACGGTAAAATAGACGCGCTAGGCAGCTGGTCAGAGCTTGCCAAGCACAGCCAGAGGTTTCAACAATTGTTGGCACACGAGCAAGCTGTCTAG
- a CDS encoding FAD-binding oxidoreductase, which translates to MRKLFADIAGLGILDSPAVLNHYAENTTGIGFAPALVLKPQTAQQLQAVVAIASKHQLPLYPVSQGKNWGLGSRALPEAGAISVDLGDMQQIRHFNPQTGRVVVQPGVTFLQLANFLQASQSAWQASVIGGSPEASVLANALERGDGIGRMGDRAASIVAVEAVLGNGELFSDITELHADAVSASDQTALQVETGPQLSQLFIQSNFAIVSAVEIQLTAKAGRTRFVMAELHSTDDWQQHIVALQRLMQEQLIDPRSISFWNQAKRLARDKRRIECSAEELAASNLCSWHLSWFIQTIEPQLLAAKWSMVSSILGPLEPSLDVFDDVEGQQQIPSLASGHPSFDNIQSLYFESTAEHAQLPLSERHPEQDGCGCIWLCLATEPKPEQLPAQLAAFEACMLAQGFLPNIGMQFVSHSRLHVFIAIIFARGDRQDNAMDSHALACHDSLLAIARDFSMPLVRLGLPSMAKAAQLSEPRRRLLLQLKQSLDPEQVIAPQKHIV; encoded by the coding sequence ATGCGAAAACTTTTTGCCGATATAGCAGGGCTAGGCATATTGGATTCGCCTGCTGTACTCAATCACTATGCTGAAAATACCACCGGCATAGGCTTTGCGCCTGCGCTGGTGCTTAAGCCACAGACTGCACAGCAGCTGCAAGCTGTGGTGGCGATTGCGTCAAAGCATCAGCTGCCGCTCTATCCGGTCAGTCAGGGTAAAAACTGGGGTTTAGGCTCGAGGGCTCTGCCTGAGGCAGGTGCAATAAGCGTAGACCTTGGCGACATGCAGCAGATCCGCCATTTTAATCCTCAAACGGGGCGCGTTGTGGTGCAGCCGGGCGTAACCTTTCTGCAGCTGGCAAACTTTTTACAAGCCAGCCAAAGTGCTTGGCAGGCATCCGTGATTGGTGGCTCGCCCGAAGCCAGCGTGTTGGCGAATGCACTGGAACGCGGCGATGGTATTGGGCGTATGGGTGACCGTGCGGCAAGTATCGTAGCTGTAGAGGCGGTACTCGGTAATGGCGAGTTGTTTTCTGATATTACAGAATTGCATGCTGATGCTGTCAGCGCATCTGACCAAACAGCGTTACAAGTTGAGACCGGCCCGCAGTTATCGCAGCTCTTTATTCAGTCAAATTTTGCAATTGTTTCGGCGGTAGAAATTCAGCTAACAGCTAAAGCCGGTAGAACACGTTTTGTGATGGCCGAGCTACACAGCACTGATGACTGGCAGCAGCATATTGTTGCGCTGCAGCGATTAATGCAGGAACAACTCATTGACCCAAGGTCGATCAGCTTCTGGAATCAAGCCAAGCGCTTGGCCAGAGATAAGCGCCGCATTGAATGCTCAGCCGAAGAATTGGCAGCATCTAATCTATGCAGCTGGCATCTTTCATGGTTTATTCAAACAATTGAGCCGCAGTTGCTAGCCGCTAAATGGTCAATGGTATCGAGCATATTGGGGCCTTTAGAGCCGTCACTCGATGTTTTCGACGATGTCGAAGGGCAACAGCAAATCCCCAGTCTTGCTAGCGGCCATCCAAGTTTTGACAATATTCAAAGTCTTTATTTTGAGTCTACCGCCGAGCATGCGCAGTTACCTTTATCCGAGCGCCATCCAGAGCAAGACGGTTGCGGCTGTATTTGGCTGTGTTTGGCAACAGAGCCAAAGCCTGAGCAGTTGCCGGCGCAGTTGGCTGCCTTTGAAGCCTGTATGTTAGCGCAGGGCTTCTTACCAAATATCGGCATGCAGTTTGTCAGTCACTCGCGATTGCATGTATTTATTGCGATTATTTTTGCACGTGGTGACCGGCAAGACAACGCGATGGACTCGCATGCCTTAGCCTGTCACGACAGTCTGCTGGCCATAGCTAGAGATTTCTCGATGCCGCTGGTGCGTTTAGGCTTGCCTTCAATGGCTAAGGCGGCTCAGTTATCTGAGCCAAGGCGTCGATTATTACTGCAATTGAAGCAGTCGCTGGATCCTGAGCAGGTTATTGCCCCGCAAAAACATATTGTTTAA
- a CDS encoding ATP-binding cassette domain-containing protein: MRLSFTLHKPSAVPQIFQIEAVECGAAALAMVLAYFKKWVPLEHVRDRCGISRDGSDAFKMAQAAEYYGLQVKAVNREPEQLAQLPLPQILYWEFNHFVVLTKVDKQGFHINDPATGTRCLSAEQFSNSFTGLCLCFKPAKNFVADGKKPSLIDSIIQRTQGLSAAYKILLLLNLLLTLPGLAMAGLTRIFLDDYLIAAQHHWLWPLLAAMLCGTGLSFIIVWLQQKVLLKLQTRMALSDSANYTLKILRMPFSFFAQRSSGELVQRIRLNNQVANALSGPVAEAGLNALNIVLYLILIALYNFTVALASAVCIVCILFIYTRFNALAQQRHQQWQILQGQAYAVAAHGLQQFSSYRAQGAETLLMQRWLGAEAASLSAQQKTLTIDAGLRAAPTVAQGFLMGLILILSAFEAIQGQVSFGSLISLQLLAGLLVQPIAELMQLNGQIQKTAGALLRLDDLHNYPQAEKQELEKTVPETFHGSFELKQLCYAYPPNPPLIYQLSCHIPAGCITGIVGKSGSGKSTLAKMLVGLLEPQQGEILLDGQLLQQWPAALRKNLIAYIEQSGQLMHGSVHDNISLWREDISSAEVIAAAKQADVHEAIVDKANAYQTRHHPAHSVFSGGEVQRLTIARALCQDPMIVILDEATSALDTVSEANVISNLKASGKTVILITHRPSSILRCDNLLVLDEGSIVDQGPTQTLLQDSKALQAILAHDHATPQQVSP, encoded by the coding sequence ATGCGCCTATCATTTACCCTGCATAAGCCCTCAGCGGTGCCACAAATATTTCAAATTGAGGCTGTGGAATGTGGCGCAGCGGCATTAGCCATGGTGCTAGCGTATTTCAAAAAATGGGTGCCACTTGAGCATGTGCGCGATCGCTGCGGTATTTCACGTGACGGCAGCGATGCATTTAAAATGGCGCAGGCTGCAGAATACTATGGCCTGCAGGTAAAAGCGGTGAATCGAGAGCCTGAGCAGCTTGCTCAGCTTCCACTTCCGCAAATTTTGTATTGGGAATTTAATCACTTTGTGGTACTTACAAAAGTCGATAAGCAGGGTTTTCATATTAACGACCCAGCCACAGGCACGCGCTGTTTATCTGCCGAACAATTTTCTAACAGTTTTACGGGTTTATGCCTATGCTTTAAACCGGCAAAAAACTTTGTCGCCGACGGTAAAAAACCAAGCCTTATCGACAGTATTATTCAACGCACCCAAGGGCTCAGCGCAGCCTATAAGATACTTTTACTGTTAAACCTATTATTAACGCTGCCAGGCTTAGCCATGGCTGGCCTAACTCGCATATTTTTAGACGATTATTTAATTGCCGCACAGCATCACTGGCTTTGGCCACTGTTAGCTGCCATGCTCTGCGGCACAGGGCTATCTTTTATTATCGTCTGGCTGCAACAAAAAGTCTTACTGAAACTACAAACGCGCATGGCCTTAAGCGACTCAGCCAATTACACCTTGAAAATCTTGCGTATGCCGTTTAGTTTTTTTGCCCAGCGCAGCAGTGGTGAACTGGTGCAAAGGATTCGACTCAATAACCAAGTCGCCAATGCCTTATCGGGCCCTGTCGCGGAGGCTGGACTAAACGCCTTAAATATTGTTCTTTATCTGATCTTAATTGCGCTTTACAACTTTACCGTGGCTCTGGCGAGTGCAGTATGTATTGTATGTATTCTATTTATTTATACACGCTTCAATGCACTCGCTCAGCAACGTCATCAGCAGTGGCAAATTTTGCAAGGCCAGGCTTATGCAGTTGCCGCGCATGGCTTACAGCAATTTTCTAGCTATCGCGCACAGGGTGCAGAAACATTACTCATGCAGCGCTGGCTGGGCGCCGAGGCTGCCTCACTGTCTGCTCAACAAAAAACCTTAACCATCGACGCTGGTTTGCGCGCCGCACCGACCGTTGCGCAAGGCTTTTTAATGGGCTTAATTTTAATACTCAGTGCCTTTGAGGCAATACAAGGTCAAGTCAGCTTCGGAAGCCTGATCAGCTTGCAGCTATTAGCAGGCTTGCTAGTTCAGCCGATAGCTGAATTAATGCAACTCAACGGGCAGATACAAAAAACCGCCGGCGCCCTATTACGCCTAGATGACTTACATAACTACCCTCAAGCAGAGAAGCAAGAGCTAGAAAAGACTGTACCTGAAACGTTTCATGGTAGCTTCGAGCTAAAACAATTATGCTATGCCTATCCTCCAAATCCGCCGCTTATTTATCAGCTTTCCTGCCATATTCCTGCAGGCTGCATTACTGGCATTGTGGGAAAATCAGGCAGCGGTAAATCTACTTTAGCCAAAATGTTAGTGGGATTATTAGAGCCACAGCAGGGTGAAATTTTACTTGATGGCCAGCTACTGCAGCAATGGCCAGCTGCGCTGCGCAAAAATCTCATTGCTTATATTGAGCAATCGGGGCAGCTTATGCACGGCAGTGTGCACGATAATATTAGCCTCTGGCGTGAGGACATTTCCAGCGCAGAGGTGATTGCTGCAGCAAAGCAGGCAGATGTGCATGAGGCGATTGTCGACAAAGCTAACGCCTACCAAACTCGACATCATCCGGCGCACAGTGTGTTCTCAGGCGGCGAGGTTCAACGCCTTACCATTGCTAGGGCACTCTGCCAAGACCCGATGATTGTCATCTTAGATGAAGCCACCAGCGCACTCGATACCGTCAGTGAAGCAAACGTTATCAGCAACCTAAAAGCAAGCGGTAAAACGGTGATTCTGATTACGCACAGGCCCAGCTCGATTCTGCGCTGCGACAACCTTCTAGTCCTTGATGAGGGTAGCATCGTCGACCAAGGGCCAACCCAAACGTTGCTGCAAGACTCGAAAGCGCTGCAAGCAATTCTGGCACATGACCATGCAACGCCCCAGCAGGTAAGCCCGTGA